The Mixophyes fleayi isolate aMixFle1 chromosome 1, aMixFle1.hap1, whole genome shotgun sequence genome includes a region encoding these proteins:
- the SNRPD3 gene encoding small nuclear ribonucleoprotein Sm D3 — protein sequence MSIGVPIKVLHEAEGHIVTCETNTGEVYRGKLIEAEDNMNCQMSNITVTYRDGRVAQLEQVYIRGSKIRFLILPDMLKNAPMLKSMKNKNQGSGAGRGKAAILKAQVAARGRGRGMGRGNIFQKRR from the exons ATGTCTATCGGTGTGCCCATTAAAGTCCTACATGAAGCAGAAGGGCATATTGTAACCTGTGAAACGAATACAGGTGAAGTTTATAGAGGCAAGCTAATTGAGGCGGAGGATAACATGAACTGCCAG ATGTCAAACATCACCGTGACCTACAGAGATGGCAGAGTAGCACAGCTTGAACAGGTCTACATTAGAGGAAGCAAAATCCGTTTTCTTATCCTTCCAGACATGTTGAAAAATGCTCCAATGTTAAAGAGCATGAAGAATAAAAATCAAGGCTCGGGGGCTGGAAGGGGGAAAGCGGCCATTCTCAAAGCCCAAG TGGCAGCAAGAGGCAGAGGCCGTGGAATGGGTCGGGGAAATATCTTCCAAAAACGTCGATAA